From a region of the Marinomonas mediterranea MMB-1 genome:
- the pta gene encoding phosphate acetyltransferase, with amino-acid sequence MPINVLMTVPTGPGVGLTSVSVGLVRALEQQGLKASFFKPIAQPQPGDEGPDRSAAMVAQGSTLTTAESIPLQEAERYLYNDNIDELMEEVVGRFQDSIEPDSTVIVEGLAQIPGHPYATRLNKAIAKTLDADLVLVTAPNKMRVKELEHHVEIAAGSYGGIKAADVIGCILNKTTPGSLGAKSYGDSFAQRSIFKRNFKLLGQIPTAEELTYPRVQDVADYLDARIINAGEIETRRVQSYTLCARGVENMLEALQPGVLVFTPGDRTDIIMATAIAALNDTKIAALVLTGGYQPSESLMQLCGKAMAKGLPVLSVDSNSWDTAINMQSFNKEIPLDDKDRILLVKEHIARCIDHDWINSFARNQEERKLSPPAFRYRLIETARELNKRIVLPEGEEIRTIEAASICAERGIARPVLLGNKAEILRNAQNNGIEIGNGVEIIEPTTIREHYVSPMVDIRKHRGLTDIVALEQLEDNVVLGTMMLQENDVDGLVSGAVHTTANTIRPALQLVKTSPDASLVSSVFFMCLPDQVLVYGDCAINPDPTAEQLAEIAIQSADSASAFGITPKVAMISYSTGGSGSGNDVDKVREATRLAQEKRPDILIDGPLQYDAAIMEKVAKQKAPNSKVAGKATVFVFPDLNTGNTTYKAVQRSADVVSIGPMLQGIRKPVNDLSRGALVDDIVYTIAITAIQAGQAEAKAN; translated from the coding sequence ATGCCTATAAATGTATTAATGACAGTACCAACAGGTCCCGGAGTTGGACTTACCTCTGTTTCCGTTGGCCTCGTACGTGCGCTAGAACAACAAGGACTAAAAGCGAGCTTTTTCAAGCCCATCGCGCAGCCTCAACCTGGCGATGAAGGCCCAGACCGATCTGCGGCAATGGTCGCTCAAGGGTCCACACTGACGACAGCCGAATCTATACCACTACAAGAAGCTGAACGTTATTTATACAACGACAACATCGACGAACTGATGGAAGAAGTCGTAGGTCGCTTCCAAGACAGCATTGAACCCGATTCAACGGTCATCGTCGAAGGCCTTGCCCAAATACCGGGCCACCCATATGCAACACGCTTAAATAAAGCGATCGCAAAAACACTTGATGCCGACTTAGTACTCGTTACAGCGCCAAACAAGATGCGCGTTAAAGAGCTAGAACACCATGTGGAAATTGCAGCAGGCTCTTATGGTGGCATCAAAGCGGCTGACGTGATTGGATGCATCCTTAACAAGACGACACCCGGATCACTGGGTGCCAAATCCTATGGGGATTCATTCGCACAGCGCAGCATTTTTAAACGCAACTTCAAACTGCTAGGTCAAATCCCTACCGCAGAAGAGCTGACTTACCCTCGAGTACAAGACGTAGCTGATTACCTTGATGCTCGCATCATAAACGCTGGAGAAATCGAAACCCGCAGAGTGCAATCGTACACTTTGTGTGCTCGCGGCGTTGAAAACATGCTTGAAGCCCTTCAACCTGGCGTGCTTGTTTTTACGCCTGGCGACCGAACCGATATCATAATGGCGACAGCAATCGCTGCACTTAACGACACGAAAATCGCAGCGCTTGTATTAACGGGTGGATACCAGCCTAGCGAATCTCTCATGCAACTGTGCGGCAAGGCCATGGCGAAAGGCCTACCTGTTTTATCAGTAGACTCAAACAGCTGGGATACTGCAATTAACATGCAGTCTTTCAACAAAGAAATCCCGCTAGATGACAAAGACCGAATCCTTCTGGTAAAAGAGCACATTGCACGCTGTATCGATCACGATTGGATCAACTCATTTGCCCGCAACCAAGAAGAACGCAAACTTTCACCTCCAGCCTTTCGATACCGCCTTATTGAAACGGCTCGTGAACTTAACAAGCGTATTGTGCTGCCTGAAGGCGAAGAAATTAGAACCATTGAAGCAGCGTCTATTTGTGCTGAACGAGGGATTGCAAGACCTGTTCTGCTAGGCAATAAAGCAGAAATTCTGCGCAACGCTCAAAACAACGGCATAGAAATAGGCAACGGGGTCGAGATCATTGAGCCCACGACCATTCGTGAACATTACGTCTCGCCTATGGTCGATATCCGTAAGCACAGAGGACTAACTGACATTGTTGCTTTGGAGCAACTCGAAGATAATGTCGTCCTCGGTACCATGATGCTTCAGGAAAACGACGTCGATGGTTTGGTATCTGGCGCAGTTCACACGACAGCAAACACCATTCGCCCTGCCCTTCAGCTTGTTAAGACATCTCCTGACGCCTCTTTGGTTTCTTCTGTATTCTTTATGTGTCTGCCCGATCAGGTACTTGTTTACGGTGACTGTGCCATCAACCCAGATCCAACGGCTGAGCAACTCGCTGAAATCGCCATTCAGAGTGCTGATTCAGCGTCGGCATTCGGCATCACGCCTAAAGTGGCAATGATTAGTTACAGTACAGGTGGGTCTGGCAGTGGTAACGACGTTGACAAAGTAAGAGAGGCAACACGTTTAGCGCAAGAGAAACGCCCTGACATTTTGATCGACGGACCGCTCCAGTACGATGCAGCCATCATGGAAAAAGTAGCTAAGCAAAAAGCGCCAAATAGCAAAGTTGCGGGTAAAGCAACGGTCTTCGTATTCCCGGATTTGAACACCGGAAACACGACCTATAAAGCGGTACAGCGAAGCGCAGATGTTGTCAGTATTGGTCCGATGCTACAAGGCATCAGAAAACCTGTGAACGACTTGTCTCGCGGAGCACTGGTAGACGATATTGTCTACACCATTGCAATCACAGCCATTCAAGCAGGCCAAGCTGAAGCAAAAGCGAACTAG
- a CDS encoding acetate/propionate family kinase: protein MNNNVLVINCGSSSLKFAVMSTPDNTVLVEGIGDRLGIDGSTISFKFEGKKETISLSEGSHHEAVTEIKNWLDQRVDIRDAIVGIGHRVVHGGETFSSSAVIDEDVIKGIEDCAHFAPLHNPAHIKGIREAQNLFTGLPQVAVFDTAFHQTLELDQYLYAIPMEMYRNHHFRKYGFHGTSYRFISQELAQLEPESTKQGIIVAHLGNGASTCAIQNGKATDTSMGMTPLDGLMMGTRSGSVDPSLVSFISHAENISGDDAINLLNKKSGLLGISEISSDCRTLEDAAFAGDERATLALDMFASRAAKNLASVATTLDSLDHLVFTGGIGENSNYLRGKICESLRTLNITIDADKNDNAPRGDVSVISEEDANVKVWILPTNEELMIAMDTISLIQQAH, encoded by the coding sequence ATGAATAACAACGTACTTGTCATAAACTGCGGTAGTTCATCCTTAAAATTTGCCGTTATGTCAACACCAGACAACACCGTATTAGTTGAAGGCATTGGAGATAGACTCGGGATTGATGGCAGCACCATTTCCTTCAAGTTTGAAGGAAAAAAAGAAACCATCTCTCTGTCGGAAGGAAGCCACCACGAAGCCGTGACTGAAATTAAAAATTGGCTGGATCAGCGAGTAGACATTCGCGACGCTATCGTTGGAATCGGTCACCGAGTTGTGCATGGCGGCGAGACATTCAGCTCTTCTGCCGTTATTGATGAAGATGTGATCAAAGGAATTGAAGATTGCGCGCATTTTGCGCCTCTTCATAACCCAGCTCACATCAAAGGCATCCGAGAAGCTCAGAATCTTTTTACAGGTCTCCCACAAGTAGCTGTATTTGATACTGCATTCCATCAGACATTAGAGTTAGACCAATACCTCTACGCCATCCCTATGGAAATGTACAGAAACCATCACTTTAGAAAGTATGGTTTCCATGGAACAAGTTACCGTTTTATTTCCCAAGAATTGGCGCAGCTTGAGCCAGAAAGCACTAAGCAAGGCATCATTGTTGCGCATTTAGGTAACGGCGCATCGACGTGTGCCATTCAAAACGGCAAAGCAACCGACACAAGTATGGGCATGACACCACTCGATGGCCTTATGATGGGGACTCGATCAGGCAGTGTTGACCCAAGCTTAGTTTCGTTCATCAGCCACGCCGAAAACATCAGCGGTGATGACGCTATCAACCTCTTAAACAAAAAAAGTGGTTTACTAGGTATTTCGGAAATATCAAGTGACTGCCGTACCTTAGAAGATGCCGCCTTTGCAGGCGATGAAAGAGCAACACTCGCTTTGGATATGTTTGCATCACGTGCAGCAAAGAACCTCGCAAGCGTTGCAACAACATTAGACAGCTTAGACCACTTAGTCTTTACTGGTGGGATAGGAGAAAACTCTAATTACTTGCGCGGAAAGATTTGCGAATCATTGCGCACATTAAATATTACGATTGATGCTGATAAAAATGACAACGCTCCAAGAGGCGACGTCAGTGTGATATCAGAAGAAGACGCAAATGTTAAGGTTTGGATTCTTCCAACAAACGAAGAACTCATGATTGCAATGGACACAATCAGTTTAATTCAACAAGCGCACTAA
- the nadC gene encoding carboxylating nicotinate-nucleotide diphosphorylase produces MTSLDAQLKESLIAQVKEALNEDIQTGDITAQLIPEENTFSATVISREKAVLCGIPWVNEVFQQLDQSVSLEWHFSEGDELAPNTPFLTLSGNARSILTGERTALNFLQTLSYTATVSRQYSMLVEGQKLSILDTRKTIPGFRLAQKYAVKVGGASNHRVGLYDAFLIKENHIMAAGSIGNAIAKAAQIAPGKTIEVETESLDEVRQAVHAGADIIMLDNFSLEDMKQAVETYKGQVRFEASGNMTNEHIQAVAATGVDYISVGALTKHVQAIDLSLRVSKEPA; encoded by the coding sequence ATGACATCTTTGGATGCGCAGCTCAAAGAAAGCCTCATAGCACAGGTAAAAGAAGCCCTAAATGAAGACATTCAAACTGGCGACATCACTGCACAACTAATACCAGAAGAAAATACCTTTTCTGCTACCGTGATATCACGAGAGAAAGCCGTATTGTGCGGAATACCTTGGGTGAATGAAGTATTTCAGCAATTAGATCAAAGCGTGTCTCTAGAGTGGCACTTCTCAGAAGGTGATGAGTTAGCGCCAAACACTCCTTTTCTAACATTATCAGGAAACGCGCGAAGCATTTTAACAGGCGAGCGCACAGCATTAAATTTCCTTCAAACATTATCCTACACAGCAACCGTATCGCGACAATATTCGATGCTGGTAGAAGGGCAAAAGCTCTCCATCCTCGACACACGAAAAACAATACCGGGATTTCGTCTAGCACAAAAATACGCAGTAAAGGTTGGTGGAGCCTCTAATCATAGAGTTGGCTTATATGACGCTTTTTTAATTAAAGAAAATCACATTATGGCAGCAGGTTCAATTGGCAACGCCATCGCCAAAGCCGCTCAAATAGCTCCTGGAAAAACCATTGAAGTCGAGACTGAAAGTTTGGACGAAGTTCGTCAAGCCGTTCATGCAGGCGCCGATATAATTATGTTAGATAATTTCAGTCTAGAAGACATGAAACAAGCGGTTGAAACCTACAAAGGGCAAGTCCGATTTGAAGCGTCCGGCAATATGACTAATGAACACATTCAAGCGGTCGCAGCAACTGGCGTCGATTATATTTCGGTCGGAGCGCTGACAAAACATGTTCAAGCAATCGATTTATCTTTGCGAGTAAGTAAGGAGCCCGCATGA
- the aceE gene encoding pyruvate dehydrogenase (acetyl-transferring), homodimeric type: MTEQHILNDIDPIETKEWVDALDSVLREEGPERAQYILDRLTKEAAKAGTPMPASITTSYKNTIAPHEEKPLPGDLFMERRIRSIIRWNALAMVMKANRVDSTLGGHITSFSSAATLYDIGFNHFFRGSSDKQEADMVFFQGHIAPGIYARSYIEGRLTDEQLDNFRREVDGKGLSSYPHPWLMPDYWQFPTVSMGLGPLQAIYQAHVLKYQHSRGLIDHGDRKVWAFLGDGECDEPESLGAIALAGRENLDNLIFVINCNLQRLDGPVRGNGKIVQELEGVFRGAGWNVVKCLWGRHWDPLFEKDDKGLLVKRMDEVCDGELQNYKANGGAYTRKHFFGKYPELLEMVKDMSDDDIMNLNRGGHDPYKVYAAYKEATSHKGQPTVVLAQTVKGYGMFKAAEAQNTAHQTKKLDEESLAQFRDKFGIPISDEELKNLPYYRPAEDSPEMKYLRSRRAELHGDFPVRRKDCEALEVPSLEAFKAQIAGTKGREISTTMAFVRALNVMVKDKQIGPRVVPILADEARTFGMEGMFRQLGIYSSEGQRYTPHDHTQIMYYKESHDGQILQEGINEAGAFSSWLALATSYSNSNLPMIPVYIYYSMFGFQRIGDLAWAAGDSQARGFLIGATAGRTTLNGEGLQHEDGHSHIMAGTIPNCVSYDPTYSYEVAVIVQDGLRRMYKEKESVFYYLTVMNENYAHEDMPEGVEDGIIKGMYKLKSQAKKGNKLFAQLLGAGVILREVEAAAEILAEEFGVDSDIWSVTSFNELRREGLDATRWNMLHPTEEKRVSYVEECLAGKGPVVASTDHIKLYADQIRPFIGSTYNVLGTDGFGRSDTREKLRHFFEINRYWVVVSTLEALAKDGEIEASVVAEAIVKFGLDPNKPNPVTV, encoded by the coding sequence ATGACGGAGCAGCATATCCTCAACGATATCGATCCGATCGAAACTAAAGAGTGGGTTGATGCACTCGATTCTGTCCTTCGTGAAGAAGGTCCTGAGCGTGCACAATACATCTTGGATCGTTTGACCAAAGAGGCTGCGAAAGCAGGCACACCAATGCCAGCCTCAATTACAACGTCTTACAAGAACACGATAGCGCCACATGAAGAAAAGCCGCTACCAGGTGACTTGTTTATGGAGCGTCGTATTCGTTCCATTATACGTTGGAACGCATTGGCAATGGTAATGAAGGCCAACCGCGTAGATTCCACACTTGGTGGACACATCACTAGTTTCTCTTCTGCCGCAACTCTATATGATATTGGCTTTAACCACTTTTTCCGTGGTTCCAGTGATAAACAAGAAGCGGATATGGTATTTTTCCAAGGCCATATCGCACCTGGCATATACGCTCGCTCATACATTGAAGGTCGCTTGACCGACGAGCAGTTGGATAATTTCCGTCGTGAAGTCGATGGTAAAGGTCTTTCATCGTATCCGCACCCTTGGTTGATGCCCGATTATTGGCAGTTCCCAACCGTTTCAATGGGACTTGGCCCACTACAAGCCATATATCAAGCCCATGTTCTTAAATATCAACATAGCCGCGGCTTAATTGACCATGGTGACCGTAAAGTTTGGGCGTTCCTTGGTGATGGTGAGTGTGATGAGCCAGAATCATTGGGAGCTATCGCTCTTGCGGGGCGTGAAAACCTTGACAACCTGATTTTCGTTATTAACTGTAACCTTCAGCGTTTAGATGGTCCAGTGCGTGGTAATGGCAAAATCGTTCAGGAACTTGAAGGCGTATTTCGTGGCGCTGGCTGGAACGTTGTTAAGTGTTTATGGGGCCGTCACTGGGATCCGTTGTTTGAAAAAGACGATAAGGGTCTTTTGGTTAAGCGTATGGATGAAGTTTGTGATGGCGAACTTCAGAACTATAAAGCTAACGGCGGCGCTTACACGCGTAAACACTTCTTTGGTAAATACCCTGAGTTGCTAGAAATGGTTAAGGATATGTCTGATGACGACATTATGAACCTTAATCGTGGTGGCCATGACCCATACAAAGTTTACGCTGCTTATAAAGAAGCGACTTCTCATAAAGGTCAACCTACCGTTGTCTTGGCACAAACTGTCAAGGGTTACGGCATGTTTAAGGCTGCTGAAGCGCAAAACACTGCGCACCAAACGAAAAAACTGGATGAAGAGTCTTTGGCTCAGTTCCGTGATAAGTTTGGTATCCCAATCAGTGATGAAGAGCTGAAAAATTTACCGTATTACCGTCCAGCTGAAGACAGCCCTGAAATGAAGTACTTGCGTTCACGCCGTGCTGAACTTCATGGTGATTTCCCTGTTCGCCGCAAAGACTGTGAAGCGCTTGAGGTGCCTTCTCTTGAAGCATTTAAAGCGCAAATTGCTGGCACCAAAGGTCGTGAGATCTCAACGACTATGGCGTTCGTGCGTGCATTGAATGTGATGGTGAAAGACAAGCAAATTGGTCCTCGTGTCGTACCAATTCTTGCCGATGAAGCGCGTACTTTTGGTATGGAAGGCATGTTCCGTCAGTTGGGTATTTACTCTTCTGAAGGTCAGCGTTACACGCCACATGATCATACTCAGATCATGTACTATAAAGAATCTCACGATGGTCAGATTCTACAAGAAGGGATCAACGAAGCGGGTGCTTTCTCTTCTTGGTTGGCGTTAGCTACGTCTTACAGTAACAGTAATCTACCTATGATTCCTGTTTACATCTACTACTCCATGTTTGGTTTCCAGCGTATTGGTGACTTGGCGTGGGCGGCAGGTGACTCTCAGGCGCGCGGTTTCTTGATCGGTGCAACTGCAGGTCGTACAACGCTAAACGGCGAAGGTCTTCAGCATGAAGACGGTCACTCACACATCATGGCTGGTACGATTCCAAACTGTGTGTCTTATGATCCGACTTACTCTTACGAAGTAGCTGTTATCGTTCAAGATGGCTTGCGCCGTATGTACAAAGAGAAAGAGAGCGTTTTCTATTACCTAACCGTAATGAATGAAAACTATGCGCATGAAGATATGCCAGAAGGTGTTGAAGACGGCATCATAAAAGGCATGTATAAGCTGAAGTCGCAGGCCAAAAAGGGTAATAAGCTTTTTGCTCAGCTACTTGGTGCTGGTGTTATCTTGCGTGAAGTTGAAGCTGCTGCTGAAATATTGGCAGAAGAGTTTGGTGTTGATTCTGATATTTGGAGTGTTACTTCGTTCAATGAATTGCGTCGTGAAGGTTTGGATGCAACTCGTTGGAATATGCTGCACCCAACAGAAGAAAAGCGTGTTTCTTACGTTGAAGAGTGTTTAGCTGGTAAAGGCCCTGTTGTTGCGTCTACTGACCATATTAAATTGTACGCAGATCAGATTCGCCCATTCATTGGCTCTACATACAACGTACTTGGTACTGACGGCTTTGGTCGTAGTGACACACGTGAAAAACTTCGCCACTTTTTTGAGATAAATCGCTACTGGGTTGTTGTTTCGACTCTTGAAGCGTTAGCGAAAGATGGTGAGATTGAAGCGTCTGTGGTTGCAGAAGCCATTGTTAAGTTTGGTCTGGATCCTAATAAGCCAAACCCTGTAACTGTATAA
- the aceF gene encoding dihydrolipoyllysine-residue acetyltransferase — protein MSTEIIRVPDIGGSTDVDVIEVSIQVGDMVEVDQSIIVLETDKASMDVPSPVAGKVVSITVKEGDSVSEGDEVLVLEVSGSVADTATPEAVAPVEAAPEVSKAIEQAPAAKAVSSEQPVSVPDIGGATDVDVIEVCVAVGDSVAEGDSLIVLETDKASMDIPAPSAGKVVSVSINVGDTVSEGDAILVLAVESVEDSVSSVVAVAPAPAVEAPAEVAVPTIIPGGVEQVVVPDIGSAEAVDVIEVSVAAGDVVSEGDSLIVLETDKASMDIPAPKTGTVKSIVIKEGDKVSEGDLILDLEVEAQVVAEAPKVVAPVAEKPVVTSEAPKAQATVPAQSAVLSTPSTKVHAGPAVRLLARELGVDLTLVRASGPRGRITKEDLHAYVKDAVKKAESGASKPSVVAEGAGIPRVPEIDFSQWGDVDVVKMSKIQKITSYNMTRSWLNVPHVTQFDKADITDLEAFRKGLKAEMEKEGIKLTPLPFLIKAVAQALVVNPSFNVSLHADGESIVKKKYVHIGIAVDSPVGLVVPVLRDADKKSIKEIAVEANALIKKALAKQLKPADMQGGCFTISSLGAMGGTGFTPIVNTPEVGILGVSKADVEPRWTGKEFEPRTMLPLCLSYDHRAVNGADAGRFMTFLNGLLSDLRRMTL, from the coding sequence GTGAGTACTGAAATTATTCGAGTACCGGATATTGGCGGTTCTACTGATGTTGATGTCATCGAAGTAAGTATTCAAGTTGGTGATATGGTTGAGGTAGATCAATCAATTATTGTTTTAGAAACTGACAAGGCTTCTATGGATGTGCCGTCTCCAGTAGCAGGAAAAGTGGTCAGTATTACTGTGAAAGAGGGCGATTCCGTCTCCGAGGGTGACGAGGTTCTTGTTCTAGAGGTTTCTGGTTCTGTTGCAGATACAGCGACGCCTGAAGCAGTGGCGCCTGTTGAAGCTGCGCCAGAAGTTTCTAAAGCCATTGAGCAAGCTCCTGCAGCAAAGGCTGTAAGCTCTGAACAACCTGTTTCAGTTCCAGATATTGGTGGTGCTACGGATGTAGATGTCATCGAAGTGTGTGTAGCGGTTGGAGATTCCGTCGCTGAGGGTGACTCTTTAATTGTATTAGAAACCGATAAAGCATCGATGGACATCCCTGCACCTAGTGCCGGTAAAGTCGTAAGTGTTTCCATTAATGTTGGCGATACGGTTTCCGAGGGTGACGCTATTTTAGTGCTTGCTGTTGAATCTGTAGAGGATTCGGTGAGTTCTGTTGTGGCTGTTGCACCTGCTCCAGCAGTAGAGGCGCCGGCTGAAGTTGCAGTGCCAACGATTATTCCTGGTGGTGTTGAGCAAGTTGTTGTTCCTGATATTGGTAGTGCGGAAGCGGTTGATGTCATTGAAGTAAGTGTCGCTGCGGGAGATGTTGTATCCGAAGGTGACTCACTGATCGTTTTGGAAACTGATAAAGCGTCCATGGACATTCCTGCTCCTAAAACAGGCACGGTGAAATCTATCGTGATCAAAGAAGGTGATAAGGTATCTGAGGGTGATTTGATCCTTGATCTTGAGGTTGAAGCTCAAGTTGTGGCTGAGGCTCCAAAGGTTGTTGCTCCAGTTGCTGAGAAGCCTGTAGTCACTTCTGAGGCTCCAAAGGCTCAAGCGACGGTTCCTGCGCAGTCTGCCGTTCTTTCAACGCCTTCTACGAAGGTGCATGCAGGTCCGGCAGTTAGGTTGTTAGCTCGAGAATTGGGCGTTGATTTAACGCTTGTTCGTGCGTCAGGTCCTCGTGGTCGAATCACTAAAGAAGACTTGCATGCGTACGTAAAAGACGCTGTTAAGAAAGCGGAATCAGGTGCTTCTAAACCGTCAGTTGTTGCGGAAGGTGCTGGTATACCTCGTGTGCCAGAAATCGACTTTAGCCAATGGGGAGACGTTGATGTTGTTAAGATGAGTAAGATCCAAAAGATCACCTCTTACAATATGACTCGTTCTTGGTTGAATGTTCCACATGTTACGCAATTTGATAAAGCTGATATCACTGACTTAGAAGCGTTCCGTAAAGGCTTAAAAGCTGAAATGGAGAAAGAGGGGATTAAACTTACTCCGCTTCCATTCTTGATAAAAGCCGTTGCTCAAGCGCTTGTTGTGAATCCTTCGTTTAATGTGTCGCTTCATGCTGATGGTGAAAGTATCGTTAAGAAGAAGTATGTGCATATTGGTATTGCGGTTGATTCACCGGTTGGACTGGTTGTTCCTGTGTTGCGAGACGCAGACAAGAAGTCGATCAAAGAGATTGCAGTAGAAGCGAATGCTTTGATTAAGAAAGCGCTTGCTAAGCAGCTTAAACCTGCCGATATGCAGGGTGGCTGCTTCACTATCTCTAGTCTTGGTGCTATGGGTGGTACGGGCTTCACTCCAATCGTCAATACACCAGAAGTGGGTATTCTAGGTGTTTCTAAAGCAGATGTAGAACCAC